One genomic segment of Devosia sp. includes these proteins:
- the tolB gene encoding Tol-Pal system beta propeller repeat protein TolB: MTLVTRRDALKLGLAGGALLATSSMAFAQLRIVVEGANFQPLPIAIPDFASSDPSFGREIAEIVRNNLRRSGLFLPLDPASLPVQVGDVNNTPDFNVWRTANVDGVVMGSVERGGQITSSVRVWDTQQAAQVVGKSYNTDPNSARRIAHIVSDAIYEQLSGGSGYFDTRVIYVAESGPKANRTRRLAIMDQDGANAQYLTDGTAMALTPRFSPNGDLVTYMNFADGNPQVYLLQLSTGQQQRLANVGAMTFAPRFSPDGGTVAFSVEQGGTTNIYAVSTGGGQPMQLTSGAAIDTSPSFSPDGSRILFESDRGGSPQIYMMGAGGGNAQRISFGQGSYSTPVWSPKGDLIAFTRQSGGQFHIGIMNPDGSGERLLYSSFHAEGPTWAPNGRVIMFFQDPGGNDGPRLMSVDIWGRSAQTIPTDSYASDPAWSGLRG; this comes from the coding sequence ATGACCCTTGTAACGCGACGCGACGCGCTGAAGCTCGGTCTGGCGGGCGGTGCCCTACTGGCAACCTCGTCCATGGCTTTTGCCCAATTGCGCATTGTGGTCGAGGGCGCCAACTTTCAGCCCCTGCCCATAGCCATTCCCGATTTCGCCTCTTCCGATCCCAGTTTCGGGCGGGAGATCGCCGAGATCGTCCGCAACAATCTGCGCCGCTCGGGCCTGTTCCTGCCGCTCGATCCGGCGTCGCTGCCGGTTCAGGTGGGCGATGTGAACAACACGCCGGATTTCAACGTCTGGCGCACCGCCAATGTGGATGGCGTGGTCATGGGTTCGGTGGAGCGGGGCGGTCAGATCACCTCGTCGGTGCGTGTCTGGGATACCCAGCAGGCCGCGCAGGTGGTGGGCAAGAGCTACAACACCGATCCCAACTCGGCGCGCCGCATCGCCCATATCGTTTCGGACGCCATCTATGAGCAGCTCTCGGGTGGTTCGGGCTATTTCGATACGCGGGTGATCTATGTGGCCGAAAGTGGCCCCAAGGCCAATCGCACGCGCCGCCTGGCGATCATGGATCAGGACGGCGCCAATGCGCAGTACCTGACCGATGGGACGGCCATGGCGCTGACCCCGCGCTTTTCGCCCAATGGCGACCTCGTGACCTACATGAATTTTGCCGATGGCAATCCGCAGGTCTATCTGCTGCAATTGTCCACCGGGCAGCAGCAGCGGCTGGCCAATGTCGGGGCCATGACCTTCGCGCCCCGGTTCTCGCCGGATGGCGGCACGGTCGCCTTTTCGGTAGAGCAGGGCGGCACCACCAATATTTATGCAGTGTCGACCGGTGGCGGGCAGCCGATGCAATTGACGTCGGGCGCGGCGATCGACACCTCGCCGTCCTTCTCCCCCGATGGCAGCCGTATCCTGTTCGAGAGTGATCGGGGCGGTTCGCCGCAGATATACATGATGGGTGCCGGTGGCGGGAATGCGCAGCGCATCAGCTTCGGCCAGGGAAGCTACTCCACCCCGGTCTGGTCTCCCAAGGGCGACCTGATCGCCTTTACCCGCCAGTCGGGCGGGCAGTTCCATATCGGCATCATGAACCCGGATGGCTCGGGCGAGCGCCTGCTCTATTCCAGCTTCCATGCGGAAGGGCCGACCTGGGCGCCCAATGGCCGGGTGATCATGTTCTTCCAGGATCCGGGTGGCAATGACGGTCCGCGCCTGATGAGCGTCGATATCTGGGGCCGTAGTGCCCAGACCATCCCGACCGACAGTTATGCGTCGGACCCGGCCTGGTCTGGCCTTCGCGGGTAA